One Companilactobacillus farciminis KCTC 3681 = DSM 20184 genomic window, ATCCGGAGTTAGAAAATGATGTATCCAGCAAACTTTTTGCTGCATATTCTAATGTATGGATGAAAATAAATAAAGATAAATATGAAAGGGAATATGGATTACTTTGGTCTGAAATTAAGAAAAATAGATCCAAGATACTCTTTACAAAAATTGAAAATAGAAATGTATTATTTGGAGTATATGCTAGTCTATTAGGAACCGATATATATAGAAATATATATAAAATTGTGAGAAAAAGATGAGCAATCTTTTTGTTATATGAACATATTTTATGAGGGGAATTAAATGGAATTTTACTTTTTGCAATTGTCATTTTTTTTGATGTACAGTTTCTTTTTTTATTTTTTTAGAAGTAAAGAAATAATAAAATGGTATCTTTTTATTGCTTTTATGCATTTGTCTTTACTCATGGGACTTAGATCTTATCTAGTGGGGACTGACACGCAGTTATATATGAATTATTTTTTAAATCAAAATACGTCGTATAATTCTAATGGTGCATTAATATATAACATCTTTAGTAAGTTTATTTTTCAATTAGCAAATGGGAATTATACCATCTTTATTTTACTAATGTCTGCACTATCTGTTTTCTTTTTTTTGGCATCTTTAATTAAATTAGAGAATGATTTTATAAGTGTTTTTCTATCAATATACATTTATATAACGTATTATTTTTATTTCGATAGTTTTAATATGCAGAGACAAATGCTTGCAGTTTCGATTGCAATGTATTCTGTGTGTTTATTTATTGAGGGTAAAAATATAAAATCAGTATTGTTACTTTTATTAGCAATAGGAATACATAGTACAGCTTTTTTGGCATTAATAAACTTTTTCTTAGTAAGAGTAAAGAAGAATGGTAAATATTTAACATTACTCATTCTTTTTATGACGGTAATATTGTTCTCATATAACAAGATTCTAATGATATTTTCTATGTTTTTTAGTCATTATAATATGTATGTAAATTCGATGAATAATTCGTCTCTATCAGCGGGTGGAGGAGTTCTTTTCTTAGGTTCCTTTTTTATTCTAATATCTTTATTATCCTTTTTTATGATTGATATAAAAAAAGATAACATCTTTGCTTTTACGTTGTTTTCTACAATTATGGGATCTATTTTTTATATAGTTGGTAGAAACTCTCAATTAATAATTAGAATAGCAAACTATCTTTTGATTTTTGTACCTGTATTTATGCCTACTGCAATAAAGAAAATTTCGAATAAGTTTTTGGAAAAGAGATTGGTAGAATTATTTGGCATATTCATCATAATTCTAATTGGATTGGTAATTATGTACTATAAATTAGCTAATAATTTTT contains:
- a CDS encoding EpsG family protein, which encodes MEFYFLQLSFFLMYSFFFYFFRSKEIIKWYLFIAFMHLSLLMGLRSYLVGTDTQLYMNYFLNQNTSYNSNGALIYNIFSKFIFQLANGNYTIFILLMSALSVFFFLASLIKLENDFISVFLSIYIYITYYFYFDSFNMQRQMLAVSIAMYSVCLFIEGKNIKSVLLLLLAIGIHSTAFLALINFFLVRVKKNGKYLTLLILFMTVILFSYNKILMIFSMFFSHYNMYVNSMNNSSLSAGGGVLFLGSFFILISLLSFFMIDIKKDNIFAFTLFSTIMGSIFYIVGRNSQLIIRIANYLLIFVPVFMPTAIKKISNKFLEKRLVELFGIFIIILIGLVIMYYKLANNFSGVVPYSTSFKF